The Capsicum annuum cultivar UCD-10X-F1 chromosome 3, UCD10Xv1.1, whole genome shotgun sequence genomic sequence ATTTTTCAACTTGTCACTCAATTAATAGTAAGACTTATTATATCAGAAAATCATATTTCATTCTTGATTCCAACTCATACTTATTAgtatatattagaaaaaacatatttcattcttgatttcattttttccaacaacagccaaaaaaaataattctgaGTCATCGTCTTAAAATTTGACTCTCTAACCCTTGTTTCACAAAATCATTTTCCACCAAAACCAAATTTTCAGCAAGTTAATTACCTACTTTATACTTCTACATCTCTTATAATAGAAAAGGAACATAGTAGAAGGCCAAAAGTATGTCTCCTCTGTCTTAACTGCACCAAACAGATCTGTTCTTTTACTACTTTTCTGAGTAATGTGATTTTAATCGTCTTCGTTTTTAAGTCAAAATCACTATTTTCATTCTATTCATACGTGTGTATTCCATTTAGTATAGTCAACTTAACATGACGTAAATTTGGTCAGTGATATATACAATGCATTTAATTTAAAGCAGTTATTTTCACCAAATTGTAAGAGAGGGGATTGAATTTTTTTGATTCTTCATTCCATTATCACATAAGgaatattgagaaataaaaaagatttcCAACATTTGAAAATTGTACAACCTCAGTATCAAAAAAGTAGGAAACTAGGACTAGTGTCTCCAAAATGTGCGGtcttaaatttttgtttcatgTATATTCAATCTTGACTTTTTATCTCTCTAAgtacttgatcttgaatttttgtcTTCATTAAATAAGTTCTAACATTTATATGTAATGCAAAATTTATAGTTTGTTACTGTGTTTCCATTCCTGTTAGGAATGGGTCAAAAGACCTCACCAGATTTTTAGAATAAcaatttatttttagtcattattctAGTTTAGTTGTTCCTATTTTCTAGGTATTATGCATTCTTTTAGCAGTCCAGTTTTCTATTTCAGTTGTACTGCTCTTCTATTTATACTGATAGTTTGAAGTTCAATAAAACAACTCTTTTAATTACAATCATCTAACTGCTTCAGTTCAAGAGCCTTACTTCTTAAGGGACTTGTGAGAGACttgtgagtgttttttttttttgagtgtttATCTAAATTTATGACTGCAAAACACCATTCAAACAATGGAGAATCCAGGTTCTTTTTCTGCTATGGGTCCGTCAGTTTTCGATGGAGAAAATTATCAAGCATGGGTAGTGAAAATGCAGGCTTATTTAGAGGCCTGCGATTTGTGGGTGGCCCGTCGAGGAAGACTATGAAGTGCATCCTTTGCTAGAAAATTCAACCATGGCTCAGATTAGAGCTCACAAAGAGAGGAGAACAACAAAGTCCAAAGCTAAATCCTTTCTCTTTGCTGCAGTTTCTACCATCATTTTCAGTAGAGTAATGACATGTAAATCAGTCAAAGAAATTTGAAATTTCCTCAAGAAAGAGTACGAGGGAGATGAAAGAATCAGAGGAATGAAAGTACTGAACTTGGTCAGGAAATTCGAGATAcagagaatgaagaaatttaaaaccattaaggATTATTCTGACAGGTTGCTTCTGATTGCGAataaggtaaggatacttggaaCTGAACTTAATGACAATAGAATAGTTCAAAAGATACTTGTAACCTTACTTGAGAGATATGAGGCAACTATTGCTTCATTGGAGAATACTAAAGATCTGTCAAACCTTAGCTTGACAGAGTTATTGAGTGCTCTACAGGCACAAGAACAACGAAGGATGATGAGGCAAGAAGGATCTATCGAGAGAGCCTTGCAAGTAAAGTTGAAGCTTGATTCAAGTGCTGTCAGGGGGAATAAAGGAAAaggaaagaagggaaattatggAAACTCAGAAGATACATCTGAGAAAAATGCTACTGCCACCGCTAACAACAAAGAAGGCAAATAAGatccaaaatatggaagaaacaaGCGTTTCCACGACTCTACCACCCAGTCAATTTTATCCTCCTTGTCAACATTGTGGGAGGAGAAATCATCCACACTTCAAATGTTGGAAAAACCTGATATGAAAtgccaaaaatatcaaaaacttggtCATGCCGAGATTATCTGCAAAGAGAAGCGTTTCTAACAACAAAATGAAGTACAAATTGCAGACCAAGAGCGAGAAGAGCAATTGTTTGTGGCTACCTGTTACGCAAGCAAAAGTTTAAGTGAAAGCTAGCTTAGTGATAGTGGTTGTACGAACCACATGACCAGTGATGAAAAGCTTTTTAGAGAGCTTGGCAAATCAGTTAAATCAAGAGTTAGGATCGGAAATGGAGAATACCTCCCAGCGGCAAGAAAGGGACTGTAGTAATTAAGAGTTATAAAGGTacaaaatttatttatgaaattttatttgtTCCTGAACTTGatcaaaatttagtaagtgtgggACAACTGCTgaaaaatggattcaaattattatttgaaaacaaGGCGTGTCTAATCAGTGATCCTAGC encodes the following:
- the LOC124896603 gene encoding uncharacterized protein LOC124896603; the encoded protein is MKVLNLVRKFEIQRMKKFKTIKDYSDRLLLIANKVRILGTELNDNRIVQKILVTLLERYEATIASLENTKDLSNLSLTELLSALQAQEQRRMMRQEGSIERALQVKLKLDSSAVRGNKGKGKKGNYGNSEDTSEKNATATANNKEGK